Proteins encoded in a region of the Pieris brassicae chromosome 3, ilPieBrab1.1, whole genome shotgun sequence genome:
- the LOC123707078 gene encoding kallikrein-7-like: MKSLGILVFILVAIQGESAESPDEIPSTPSVPWLVHLRFTRLSLRGKLDTCVGALYNDRWVLTAASCLMEDIEGYNITSRYIWSRFDTKHVFTPGFVIESLDVITHPQFDPITLENNLGLLDLNRRIEFTDKIQPIELAESDDQPPSSGRVCSYGEKDGKFGEDLFCVDVTVTEADGLLIAQSSVNASKYDIGAALVSDGKVHGILVRAADDNSAGAFLPTSKFLSWIEDVTNEKEPDSEETLEVDDNDVLVAE, from the exons ATGAAGAGTCTAGGGATTTTAGTATTCATCTTAGTTGCGATACAG GGTGAAAGTGCGGaat CTCCTGATGAGATACCAAGCACTCCAAGCGTGCCCTGGTTGGTTCACCTTCGTTTCACGCGTTTGTCACTCAGAGGTAAATTAGATACCTGTGTTGGGGCTCTCTACAACGACAGATGGGTTCTTACTGCAGCTAGCTGTTTGATGGA gGACATTGAGGGTTATAATATTac GTCTCGCTACATCTGGAGTCGCTTCGATACCAAGCATGTCTTTACACCAGGCTTCGTGATTGAATCTCTGGACGTAATAACCCACCCTCAGTTTGACCCCATAACTTTAGAGAATAACCTTGGACTTCTTGACCTCAATAGGCGTATTGAATTCACGG acAAGATTCAACCTATTGAGTTGGCAGAAAGTGACGATCAACCTCCTTCATCTGGCCGGGTTTGCAGTTATGGCGAAAAAGATGGga AATTTGGTGAAGATCTATTCTGCGTGGACGTCACAGTAACTGAGGCTGACGGTCTTCTTATTGCACAGAGCAGTGTCAATGCTTCCAAG TATGATATTGGGGCCGCTTTAGTGTCAGATGGCAAGGTGCATGGTATACTTGTACGAGCTGCTGATGACAACTCAGCTGGAG CTTTCCTCCCCACCTCTAAGTTCTTGTCCTGGATAGAGGACGTGACAAACGAGAAGGAACCTGACAGTGAGGAGACTTTGGAGGTCGATGATAATGACGTCCTTGTAGCTGAATGA